The genomic stretch TGAGCTTCTTCCGTTCAGGGCAACCGGTGACTGTTAATCTGAAAGGGTATGACCATTTTGGCGCATGAAAACAAAGGATCGCTGGTCGCCAAAAGCCGCCTGCGGATGAGTAATCCGTGGCATTTGCTGGCGACCGGATTCGGCAGCGGCCTGTCGCCGTGGATGCCCGGCACCGCAGGCTCGCTGGCGGCCATCCCGGTGTGGTATCTGCTGATGCTGTTGCCGTTGCAGCTCTATTCGCTGTTGGTGATGCTCAGTATTTGCATCGGCGTTTATCTGTGTCATCGCACCGCGAAAGACATGGGCGTGCATGACCACGGCAGCATCGTTTGGGACGAATTTGTCGGGATGTGGATCACCCTGATGGCGGTGCCGTCGACCCACTGGGGATGGGTGGTTGCCGGGTTTGTGATTTTCCGGGTTCTGGACATTTTCAAGCCCTGGCCGATTCGCTGGTTTGATCGCAACGTACATGGCGGTATGGGCATCATGGTCGACGATATTGTCGCAGGGGTGATTTCAGCCGCGGTTTTGTATGTGGCCGGGCACTATGTGATATAGCAGCTGTGCGCACGAGCGCCGCTTTTCTCGTGACGGTAAGAAATCTGCTGCTGTAAAAAAACCGGGTTACCCCGGTTTTTTTATGTCCGCCTAATTGGCGCCAGTCAAGCCAGCCAGTCGCGGATGCGGCGCTCGATGCCAGCCGCGTCCAGCGCCAGGTCGGCGCGGATTTCCGCCTGAGTACCTTGCGGAATGAAGATATCGGGCAGGCCGAGGTTGAGCACCGGCACGGCCAGGCGTTTCGCCATCAGGTACTCGTTCACGCCGCTGCCGGCGCCGCCCATAATGGCGTTTTCTTCCAGCGTGACCAGCGCGTCATGGCTGGCGGCCAGCGAGGCTATCAGCGTCTCGTCCAGCGGTTTGACGAAGCGCATATCCACCAGCGTGGCGTTAAGCGCCTCAGCCGCCTGTTGCGCTTCCGGCAGCAGGGTGCCGAAATTCAGAATGGCGACCTTCTCCCCCTGACGCTTCATCACGCCTTTGCCGAGCGGCAGGGTTTCCAGCGGCGTTAGCGCTACGCCCAGCACATTGCCGCGCGGGTAGCGTACCGCACACGGCCCCTGCTGGTAGTGGTAGCCGGTATGCAGCATCAGCCGGCACTCGTTTTCGTCGCTGGGCGTCATGATCACCATCTGGGGGATGCAGCGCAGGAACGAAAGATCAAACGCGCCCTGATGGGTCTGACCGTCGGCGCCGACGATGCCGCCGCGATCGATGGCGAACAACACCGGCAGGTTCTGGATAGCGACGTCATGAATAACCTGGTCATAGGCGCGTTGCAGGAAGGTGGAATAAATCGCCACCACCGGGCGATAACCGCCGATCGCCAGCCCGGCGGCAAAGGTCACCGCATGTTGCTCGGCGATGGCGACGTCGAAGTACTGCTGCGGATATTCACGCGAAAACGACACCATGCCCGAGCCTTCGCGCATGGCCGGGGTTATCGCCATCAGGCGGTTATCCACGGCGGCGGTTTCCTTCAGCCACTGGCCGAAAACGGCGGAGTAGGTAGGCAGCGCTTCTTTGTTCTTCGGTAACGTGCCGCTGGCCGGATCGAATTTCGGCACCGCATGCCAGCTGATCGGGTCCTGTTCGGCCGGCGCATAGCCTTTGCCTTTCTTGGTCATGATATGCAGCAGCTGCGGGCCTTTCAGGCTGCGCATATTTTTCAGGGTCTGGACCAGCGACTGCACGTCATGCCCATCCACCGGGCCGATATAATTGAATCCCAGCTCTTCGAACAACGTACCGGGCACTACCATGCCTTTCAGGTGCTCTTCGGTGCGTTTGACCAGTTCCTTGATGGGCGGCAGACCGGACAGCACTTTCTTGCCGCCTTCGCGCAGGGTGGAATAGAGCTTGCCGGACAGCAATTGCGCCAGATGATTGTTCAGCGCGCCGACGTTTTCGGAAATCGACATTTCATTGTCGTTCAGTACGACCAGCATGTCCGGTTTGATATCACCGGCGTGGTTCATGGCTTCAAACGCCATGCCGGCGGTAATGGCGCCGTCGCCGATCACGCAGACGGTGCGGCGACCCTGTCCTTCACGTTCGGCAGCTACGGCCATACCGATGCCGGCGCTGATGGACGTCGAGGAGTGACCGACGCTCAGCACGTCGTACTCGCTCTCGCCGCGCCAAGGAAACGGGTGCAGGCCGCCTTTCTGACGGATGGTGGCGATGCGGTCGCGTCGTTCGGTCAGGATTTTGTGCGGGTAAGCCTGGTGGCCCACGTCCCACACCAGATGGTCGAACGGGGTGTTATAGACGTAATGCAATGCCACGGTCAGCTCGACCGTACCCAGACCCGAGGCAAAATGCCCGCTTGAGCGGCTGACGCTGTCCAGCAGATACTGTCGCAGCTCGTCGCACAATTTGGGCAGGCTTTCCCTTGGCAGCAGGCGCAGTTCCTCGGGGTTTTCCACCAGCGCCAGCGTGGGGTATTTCGCTATATCAAAGGTCATCGGATACTCATCAAGCGGTATTGATATTAAAATTATTTATCACGTTCAACGACATAGTTCGCCAGCGCCCGCAACGGTGCAATAGCGGCGGGCCTGTCCAGCGTTTCTTCCAGTTCATTCAGCGCCGAGAGGGATTCCTGACACAGTTCCCGCGCTTTGATTTTGGCCTGCTCAAGTCCCAACAACGCCGGGTAGGTGCTTTTACCGAGCTGCTGGTCGGCGCCCTGGCGTTTGCCGGTGGTGGCGCTGTCGCCAATCACATCAAGAATATCGTCCTGCACCTGAAAGGCCAGTCCGACAGCGTTGGCGTAGCGGTCGAGGCAAGGCAGGGCGAGGCGTCCGCGCTCGCCGGCGGCCAGCGCGCCCAATCGTACCGAGGCCCGAATCAGCGCGCCGGTTTTATGGCGGTGGATGCGCTCCAGCGCCAGCAGGTCAACCTGATGGCCTTCCGCTTCCAGATCCAGCGCCTGACCGCCGCACATGCCGGCCACGCCGCTGGCGTTGGCCAGTTCGGAAATCATCGCCAGCCGATCGCGGTCGCTGACTTGCGGCATCGGCGCGTCCGCCAGAATGGAGAACGCCAGCGTCTGTAAGGCATCGCCCGCCAGAATCGCCTTGTCCTCGCCGAATCTGACGTGACAGGTAGGCTGACCGCGCCGCAGATCGTCATCATCCATGGCCGGTAAATCATCGTGAATCAGGGAGTAGGCATGAATACATTCAACGGCGGCGGCCGGCGCGTCGAGGTTATCCTGCGAGATACCGAACAACTGGCCGGTGGTATAGACCAGAAAAGGACGCAGACGCTTGCCACCTAACAATGCGCCGTGCGCCATAGCTTCCACCAGTGGACTACTCTGAAAAGGCAGGGTGGAAATAAACTGGTTGAGTGCGGCGTTGATGCGTTGATGGTGAGCAGTGAGCTGCTTGAGAAAATCTGTCATAACGACTCATTATCCGGCGTAAAAGGTGTCAGGGCGGCATCGGGATCGTCATTCAGCAGAATCTGAACGCGCTGTTCGGCCTGCTGCAATTTCAATTGCCCCTGACGGGCAAGCTGGACACCCTGCTCAAAGGCGTTCAGCGCCTCTTCCAGCGGCAGTTCGCCCGATTCCAGACGCGACACGATCTGCTCCAGTTCGGCGAGCGAGCTTTCAAAGCTGACGGGTTGTTCAGTTTTTTTCGGCATATTCGTTTCCGGATCTTGTTTATACGCGCCTGTCGGCGCCGACGCCACCGGATTGTCACGGCAAGCGCCTCAATGATACGCAATTATGCGCTTAATCCGCGCAGCTTACCGCAATATGGTGGTATACTCCGCGCCCTGGATGCTATTGGTAACGCCACCCGGACAAGGATGGTTTTACCGATAACGTAATTTTAGCGCTCAGGGTACCTGCGTTTTATCCGCGTACCTGTTTTACGCCTTCAGAACCAACTAACGATAGCCGCCATGAAGTTTATCATTAAATTGTTCCCGGAAATCACCATCAAGAGCCAATCTGTGCGATTGCGCTTTATAAAAATTCTTACCGGTAACATCCGTAACGTTTTAAAACAGTATGATGAAACGCTGGCGGTTGTCCGTCACTGGGATCATATCGACGTTCGCGCCAAAGACGAAAATCAACGTATAGCGATACGTGATGCGTTGACGCGTATCCCGGGCATTCACCACATTCTTGAAGTGGAAGAGTGCGCTTACACCGATGTCCACCATATTTTTGAACAAACGCTGACCACCTACCGCGAGCAACTGGAGGGTAAAACCTTCTGCGTGCGGGTGAAGCGCCGCGGCAAGCACGATTTCAGCTCTCAGGATGTGGAGCGCTACGTCGGCGGCGGACTGAATCAGCATATCGAGAGCGCGCGCGTTAATCTGACCGCTCCGCAGGTCACGGTGCATCTGGAAATCGAGCAGGATCGCCTGCTGCTGATTAAAGGGCGCTACGAAGGGATCGGCGGTTTCCCCATCGGCACGCAGGAAGACGTGCTGTCGTTGATCTCCGGCGGATTTGACTCCGGTGTTTCCAGCTACATGCTGATGCGCCGTGGTTGCCGGGTGCATTACTGCTTCTTCAATCTGGGCGGCGCCGCGCATGAAATCGGCGTGCGTCAGGTCGCGCATTACCTGTGGAACCGTTTCGGCAGTTCACACCGGGTGCGTTTTGTCGCCATCGATTTCGAACCGGTGGTCGGTGAAATCCTGGAGAAGGTGGACGACGGCCAGATGGGCGTAGTGCTCAAGCGCATGATGGTGCGGGCGGCGTCGCGCGTTGCCGAACGCTATGGCGTGCAGGCGCTGGTGACCGGCGAAGCGCTGGGCCAGGTATCCAGCCAGACACTGACCAACCTGCGGCTGATTGATAACGCCTCGGATACGCTGATCCTGCGTCCACTGATTTCTCACGATAAAGAACACATCATCCGTATGGCGCGCGAGCTTGGCACCGAAGATTTCGCCAAAACCATGCCCGAATACTGCGGCGTGATTTCCAAAAGCCCGACGGTGAAGGCGGTGAAGGCCAAAATCGAGCATGAAGAAAGTCTGTTTGATTTCTCGATTCTTGAACGGGTGGTGGAGGAAGCGCGTAACATCGATATCCGCGATATTGCCGAACAGACCCGGCAGGATGTGACCGAAGTGGAAACGGTCGGCGCCTTTGCCGCGAGCGATATTCTGCTGGATATTCGTTCGCCGGACGAGCAGGATGAGCACCCGCTGGCGCTGGAACAGGTGGAGGTAAAATCGCTGCCGTTCTACAAACTGGGGACGCAGTTCGGCGACCTTGATCAGAGCAAAACCTACCTGCTGTATTGCGAGCGCGGAGTGATGAGCCGTTTGCAGGCGCTGTACCTGCGCGAACAAGGGTTCAACAACGTCAAAGTCTATCGCCCCTGACAGACCGTTCATGACGTAAACCAGAAAAAAGCGCCTAACCCGGCGCTTTTTTTGTCTCTGTGCTTCAGGCCGGGTCTTGATAGTTGTAGATTCCCGGCGGCAGCACCAGCTGCGCGGCGATTTCTGCCGCCTTATCTTTACCCAGCAACAGATCGATCAGCTTCAGGGCAAAGTCGATACTGGTGCCGGGGCCCTGGCTGGTCAGCAGATTGACGCGCGGGTCGAACACCACGCGCTTTTCCAGCCATTTTTCCGGTGAAATCCGCTCTTTTAGCGTTGGATAGCCGGTCATATTGCCGATCGGAAACAACTGGTGGTGCTCCAGCACCACCGCGGGAGACGCGCAGATCGCCGCCACGATTTTGCCTTCCTGATGGGTTTGCCGCAGGCGTTCGACCAGCAGCGGGCTGTCGCGGAAACACTCCGCGCCTTGCAGACCGCCGGGCAGCACGACCGCGTCAAAGTCATGATCGGCAACGGCCACCAGTGGCGCGTCGGCAATCAGCTTTACGCCGCGGGAGCAGGTGATTTCCGTACTGCCATCGCTCGCCACGCTGGCCGTGGTCACGCGGACTCCTGCTCTGACCAGCAGATCGATGGTGGTCACAGCTTCGATTTCTTCGCTACCAGGCGCCAGACAGACCAGAACCGAGGCGGTCATATTCACTCTCCTTTCGTTTGATATAGTCGAACAGACGGCTGTTTTCCGGCAGGGAAAGCCCGTGGGCGCGGGCGCGGCGCAGCAGGTAACCGGTGATGTAGTCGATCTCCGTATGGCGCTGCGCCAGTACGTCCTGACGCATCGAGGAGGTATTGGCCGCCGTGTTCTGAATGATTTGATTGACGTAGAGTTGCAGGCTTTCCGACGAAGTATGGAAGCCTTCGCGGTCCATGACCTGCGCCACTTCCTGACAGAGCGTCTCAACCTGCTCCGGGTAAGCTTGCAATTCGCCGTTGGTACATTGATACAGCACGGTTAGCGGATTGATGACGCAATTGGCGGCCAGTTTCAGCCAGCAGGTTGCGGTAATGTGGTTATGCCAGGCGACGTCAGGCAGAGCCTGATGCAGCGTTTCCGCCAGTTGGCTTTGTTCTTCTTCCCGATTTGTCGAACGGTCGAGTGTACCGATATGGGTGATGCCTGCCGCGACATGCATCACCGTCGTCGGATCCCGCCGTGCCGCGTGCGTGGTCACCCCTAATAGCAATGGCCAACTGATTGCCGGCAGCTCTTCCCAGGTTCCCATTCCGTTGTGCAGCAGCAGAATGGTGCAGTCGGGGCGTAGCCGGGGCAGCAGGGCGGAAACCGCATCGGATACCTGCCAGGCCTTCAGCGTGACCAGCAGCAGTTCGCTTTGCGCCAGATGTTCGGCGTTATTGGCTGTCAGATTAAGGTTACAACGCTCGCCGGAGAGCATCGTAACGTTAACCTGACAGGACGTTTGCGGGATACGTAGCCAGCCTTGTACATCATGCCCTTGCCGGTGTAACGCATTGAGCCAGAGTTGACCGATGGCGCCACAGCCAAGAACAGTAATTTTCATCCGCAGTTTCCTTTGTCGGGGGCCAGCCTGTGTTTATCCGGCTTATCATAAAGTATTCCGCCGCCGTCCGCCGCCGCTTGTTGCGCGAGTAGCAGTAAGCAGGGCGAATTTTGCTTATTTGGCGTGAGCGGTTATCATGCTCGGCAGCTATTGTCAGGAGAAAAAATTATGCCATCTTTCGATATTGTTTCGGAAATCGACATGCAGGAAGTCCGCAATGCGGTGGAAAACGCCACCCGCGAGCTGGGCACCCGCTGGGACTTTCGTAATGTGCCGGCCAGCTTCGATCTGAATGAAAAAGCACAAACCATCAAAGCGGCCAGCGAATCGGATTTTCAGGTTAAGCAATTGATTGAAATTCTGCGGGAAAAGCTGGCAAAACGCGGAATTGAAGGCGGTTCGCTGGAAATCCCTGAAGAAATGGAGCACAGCGGCAAAACCTACAGCGTGGAAGCCAAGCTGAAACAGGGTATTGAAGCTACGCTGGCGAAGAAGATCGTCAAACTGATCAAAGACAGCAAGCTCAAGGTTCAGGCGCAGATTCAGGGCGAACAGGTACGTGTTACCGGGAAATCCCGCGACGACCTGCAGGGCGTGATTGCGCTGGTGCGCGGCGCCGATCTGGGGCAACCTTTCCAGTTCAATAACTTCCGCGATTGATCCACGCTATCCCTGTTGCGGTTAATCAGCGACAGAAATGCATGGTTTGTTGATAAGGCGCCTGAGGCGCCTTTTTCATTGCCAGCCTTAAAGTATTTACTGGGGAGGTAGTGATGGTTTTGCTGCAATTTTCCGGTTCTGTTCCCTTCGCATTGTAAAGCTCTCCCTGTCTGTGTTGACAAAAAATAAATAACTTTTCAAATCAGACTGATACATAAAAAAACAAACGTATTCATGCAGCTAACACGACTGTAAGTACTTCACAGCCAGTAGGTGTCGACGGTAAAAGAATGCGAACTCATACCACGTCTGGGACAACATAAAGCAGAGGACAGGGATGTCCTACTGCCTTACGTGCTGAGTGTGCCGAAGTCATCAAAAAGTCTGTTACAAGGAGAGCGCAATGAATCGTCGACACTTTCTCAAGGTTGCCGCTGGCAGTGCCATTACGACACTGGCTTTTAACGGCATCGCTCAAGCACAAAGTAATAACGGTACTCCGGCGGTGCTTCCACCATCGCTGAAAGAACGTGGTTCTATTTTGCCAACCCGGGGAAACATTATTCGTACCAGCCTGCCGTTAAATCAGTCGATACCCGGCATGCGCTATCGTACGCCGTATCGCTTTGGTATGGGAGGGACGCAAATCGGCAATATTTTTGCGGCGATCAGCGATGAGCAGGCGCATAGCATACTGGAGGCCGCCTGGGATTCAGGGGTGCGCTATTTCGACACGTCGCCGTTTTATGGCTATGGCTTAAGTGAATACCGTCTTGGGCGATTTTTGCGCAGTAAGCGCCCGGATGAATACATTATTTCCACTAAGGTCGGCAGGGTACTGAGACCGACGACAAAACCTACAGCCAATGCCGCATTGTGGGCATCGCCTGCGCCATTCAGTTATGAATACGATTTCTCCGCCGCCGGTGCGCGTCGTTCGGTTGAAGATAGTCTGCAACGGTTGGGGGTGCCGAAACTCGATATTGTCTATATCCATGATTTATCACCGGATAATACCGAGCTGCCGCGCCCGTGGCAGGAGCATTTCGCCCAGGCTGCCAAGGGCGCGATGGTGGAATTATCGCGGATGCGTGATGAAGGGCTGATCCGTGGCTGGGGATTTGGCATCAACACGCCGAATGCCGCGGTGCTGGCTGCTGAATCAGACGTGCCGACGCCGGATATCGTGCTATTGGCCTGTCAGTATTCACTGCTCGATCATGCCGAAACGTTACATAACACCTTCCCGACGTTACAGAGAAAAGGAATCTCAGTGGTTGTCGGCACCCCGCTGAATGACGGCTTTCTGGGCGGGCGTAGCCGCTATCACTTCAGCGACAACATTCCGCCGGGAGCGATGGAAAAACGTGCGCGGCTGGCGACAATCGCCGATCGGTTTGGTATCGACATTCGCACGGCGGCATTACAGTTTGCGGCAGCGCCTTCGATTGTATCCGCCGTTATCCCAGGAGCGCGGGTTCCAGGACAGGTACGCGCCAATGCCGAGTCAATGAAAGTGGCGATTCCGCCGGAATTCTGGAGCACGCTACGCCGCGAAGGGCTGATCGCGTCAGATGCACCTGTGCCAGCCTAAACATTGCCCGACAAGCCTGAGCGCGCCGTAGATACCCCGATCGATGTACGGCGCCCCATTTTCCGCCAGACGTTATGAAGGTCATGATGGATGAAAATATTGTGTGCTGTATTGGCGTTGAGTCTGTCAACGATGTTGCCTGCCCTGGCTCAGACGGCATCCCCGCTAGGTGAGGCGGATATCGCCGGGCTGGCTGGTAAGCGGGATCTGGTGCAGGAAGAAAAGAACCGTGCGTTGGTGGTTGAGTTTTATACGGAAGTGTTAAGCCATCGCCGGGTCGATCTGGCGGATAAATACCTGAGCGCAGACTATATTCAGCATAATCCGTATGCAGCGACCGGGCGCGAGGCATTTGTGGCCTTTTTCACCGATTTATTCCGTCGTTATCCGCAATCCGAGCACCGTATTATCCGCACCGCTACCGACGGCAATCTGGTCTATCTGCATGTATTTGCACGGAATGATCCCAACGATCGGGGACGGGCGGTGGTCGATATTCTGCGCGTTGATAACGGTAAGATCGTGGAGCACTGGGATGTGGTACAGCCGATACCTGAAACGAGCGCCAACACCAACGGGATGTTTTGATACGGCTTGCCCGGCGTGGGCAAGCCATCGAGCCTTATTGACTGACCAACTGCTCCAACTGCTGCCGGCTGGTCTTTTTGCGATCGATTTTCACGTAGGCGCTGAGTTCATCCGGCACAATCACCACATCCGCCACACCCGGATGCTGCTGCAGTTTATCGGACAGCGCATTGTCCCGCAGCGCTTCATCCGGCAGGGCAATGCGCAGGCTGCTCAGATAAGGCGGCTCCTGCATGGTGAAGCTGACCAGCAACCAGGCCAGCCCCAGCAGCGCGCCGGCGCTGAACACCAGCGATGCGCCATGCAGGTCATACAGCGCGCCGCCGAGGCTGCCGCCAATCGCCACCCCGATAAACTGGGTGGTGGAATAAACCCCCATCGCGGTGCCTTTGTAGCCGGCAGGCGACTCCTTGCTGATCAGTGACGGCAACAGCGCTTCCATAACGTTGAACCCCAGGAAGAACAGCTGAATGCCGATAAGTATCTGCCACAATGCATGGCTGCCCGCCTGCAGCAATACCAGCTCTGCCGCAATCAGAATCATGACGCAGGCAATAAAGACCTGCTTCATCCGCCGTTTGACCTCGGCATAGATGACGAACGGCACGACGGCGGCGAACGACACCAGCATCGTCACCAGATAGACCTTCCAGTGATGCTGCGGCGCCAGACCTGCCTGCTCCATTACCCGCGGTAATGCCACAAAGCTCGACATCAGCAGGATGTGCAGGCACATGATGCCGAAGTTGAGTTTCAGCAGCCGGCTGTTGGCCAGCACTTTGCTGACGCCATCGCGTACGATTGCGGACTCGCGATTCAACACATGGGATGACGACGAGGGGATGATTGCCAGGGTAATAACGATAGCCAGCAGCGCCAGCAACGCGATCCCCCAGAATAGCGCATTCAGACCCAACGCGTGGGTGACGATCGGGCCGACCACCATGGCGATGGCAAAGGTAACGCCGAAGCTGACGCCGATGAACGCCATCGCTTTGGTGCGGTTTTGTTCGCGGGTTAAATCCGACAGCAGCGCCATGACCGCAGCGGAAATCGCGCCGGAGCCTTGTAGCGCACGACCCAGAATAATGCCCCAGATAGAATCGCTAAGCGCGGCGATGACGCTACCCAGCACAAATATCAGCAGGCCGCCGACAATCAGCGGTTTACGTCCGATGCGGTCGGACATCAGCCCGAATGGGATTTGGAAGATCGCCTGCATCAGGCCATAAATGCCGATCGCTACGCCAATCAGTGATTCGCTGGCGCCCTGCAGGGCCATTCCGTAAGTGGTCAGCACCGGAAGCACCATGAACATGCCCAGCATGCGAAGTGAAAAGACCAGACCCAGTCCCCATGTCGCCCTCTGCTCAACAGGGGTCATGCGATTATCGTTCATTGCTACCTCTGACATTTCGTTAGCGCTATTTTAGTGTCCGGGCCCAAAAGCGTAAACGACAGGTTTGTTTCTGTATTTGGCAAAACAGGGGAGGGAGGATAAAAAATGTCCGCCGCCAGGTTCATTACGCGGTCGGTAGTGGCGATAAATATAAAATAAGGCAATGAATCAGCGAGGGTTTTAACCTTTGTACGGCGCCAGCGT from Dickeya fangzhongdai encodes the following:
- the ispA gene encoding (2E,6E)-farnesyl diphosphate synthase, translated to MTDFLKQLTAHHQRINAALNQFISTLPFQSSPLVEAMAHGALLGGKRLRPFLVYTTGQLFGISQDNLDAPAAAVECIHAYSLIHDDLPAMDDDDLRRGQPTCHVRFGEDKAILAGDALQTLAFSILADAPMPQVSDRDRLAMISELANASGVAGMCGGQALDLEAEGHQVDLLALERIHRHKTGALIRASVRLGALAAGERGRLALPCLDRYANAVGLAFQVQDDILDVIGDSATTGKRQGADQQLGKSTYPALLGLEQAKIKARELCQESLSALNELEETLDRPAAIAPLRALANYVVERDK
- a CDS encoding MFS transporter produces the protein MNDNRMTPVEQRATWGLGLVFSLRMLGMFMVLPVLTTYGMALQGASESLIGVAIGIYGLMQAIFQIPFGLMSDRIGRKPLIVGGLLIFVLGSVIAALSDSIWGIILGRALQGSGAISAAVMALLSDLTREQNRTKAMAFIGVSFGVTFAIAMVVGPIVTHALGLNALFWGIALLALLAIVITLAIIPSSSSHVLNRESAIVRDGVSKVLANSRLLKLNFGIMCLHILLMSSFVALPRVMEQAGLAPQHHWKVYLVTMLVSFAAVVPFVIYAEVKRRMKQVFIACVMILIAAELVLLQAGSHALWQILIGIQLFFLGFNVMEALLPSLISKESPAGYKGTAMGVYSTTQFIGVAIGGSLGGALYDLHGASLVFSAGALLGLAWLLVSFTMQEPPYLSSLRIALPDEALRDNALSDKLQQHPGVADVVIVPDELSAYVKIDRKKTSRQQLEQLVSQ
- the pgpA gene encoding phosphatidylglycerophosphatase A; this encodes MTILAHENKGSLVAKSRLRMSNPWHLLATGFGSGLSPWMPGTAGSLAAIPVWYLLMLLPLQLYSLLVMLSICIGVYLCHRTAKDMGVHDHGSIVWDEFVGMWITLMAVPSTHWGWVVAGFVIFRVLDIFKPWPIRWFDRNVHGGMGIMVDDIVAGVISAAVLYVAGHYVI
- the thiI gene encoding tRNA uracil 4-sulfurtransferase ThiI; protein product: MKFIIKLFPEITIKSQSVRLRFIKILTGNIRNVLKQYDETLAVVRHWDHIDVRAKDENQRIAIRDALTRIPGIHHILEVEECAYTDVHHIFEQTLTTYREQLEGKTFCVRVKRRGKHDFSSQDVERYVGGGLNQHIESARVNLTAPQVTVHLEIEQDRLLLIKGRYEGIGGFPIGTQEDVLSLISGGFDSGVSSYMLMRRGCRVHYCFFNLGGAAHEIGVRQVAHYLWNRFGSSHRVRFVAIDFEPVVGEILEKVDDGQMGVVLKRMMVRAASRVAERYGVQALVTGEALGQVSSQTLTNLRLIDNASDTLILRPLISHDKEHIIRMARELGTEDFAKTMPEYCGVISKSPTVKAVKAKIEHEESLFDFSILERVVEEARNIDIRDIAEQTRQDVTEVETVGAFAASDILLDIRSPDEQDEHPLALEQVEVKSLPFYKLGTQFGDLDQSKTYLLYCERGVMSRLQALYLREQGFNNVKVYRP
- the dxs gene encoding 1-deoxy-D-xylulose-5-phosphate synthase, which translates into the protein MTFDIAKYPTLALVENPEELRLLPRESLPKLCDELRQYLLDSVSRSSGHFASGLGTVELTVALHYVYNTPFDHLVWDVGHQAYPHKILTERRDRIATIRQKGGLHPFPWRGESEYDVLSVGHSSTSISAGIGMAVAAEREGQGRRTVCVIGDGAITAGMAFEAMNHAGDIKPDMLVVLNDNEMSISENVGALNNHLAQLLSGKLYSTLREGGKKVLSGLPPIKELVKRTEEHLKGMVVPGTLFEELGFNYIGPVDGHDVQSLVQTLKNMRSLKGPQLLHIMTKKGKGYAPAEQDPISWHAVPKFDPASGTLPKNKEALPTYSAVFGQWLKETAAVDNRLMAITPAMREGSGMVSFSREYPQQYFDVAIAEQHAVTFAAGLAIGGYRPVVAIYSTFLQRAYDQVIHDVAIQNLPVLFAIDRGGIVGADGQTHQGAFDLSFLRCIPQMVIMTPSDENECRLMLHTGYHYQQGPCAVRYPRGNVLGVALTPLETLPLGKGVMKRQGEKVAILNFGTLLPEAQQAAEALNATLVDMRFVKPLDETLIASLAASHDALVTLEENAIMGGAGSGVNEYLMAKRLAVPVLNLGLPDIFIPQGTQAEIRADLALDAAGIERRIRDWLA
- a CDS encoding nuclear transport factor 2 family protein, with protein sequence MKILCAVLALSLSTMLPALAQTASPLGEADIAGLAGKRDLVQEEKNRALVVEFYTEVLSHRRVDLADKYLSADYIQHNPYAATGREAFVAFFTDLFRRYPQSEHRIIRTATDGNLVYLHVFARNDPNDRGRAVVDILRVDNGKIVEHWDVVQPIPETSANTNGMF
- a CDS encoding YajQ family cyclic di-GMP-binding protein; the encoded protein is MPSFDIVSEIDMQEVRNAVENATRELGTRWDFRNVPASFDLNEKAQTIKAASESDFQVKQLIEILREKLAKRGIEGGSLEIPEEMEHSGKTYSVEAKLKQGIEATLAKKIVKLIKDSKLKVQAQIQGEQVRVTGKSRDDLQGVIALVRGADLGQPFQFNNFRD
- the yajL gene encoding protein deglycase YajL yields the protein MTASVLVCLAPGSEEIEAVTTIDLLVRAGVRVTTASVASDGSTEITCSRGVKLIADAPLVAVADHDFDAVVLPGGLQGAECFRDSPLLVERLRQTHQEGKIVAAICASPAVVLEHHQLFPIGNMTGYPTLKERISPEKWLEKRVVFDPRVNLLTSQGPGTSIDFALKLIDLLLGKDKAAEIAAQLVLPPGIYNYQDPA
- the panE gene encoding 2-dehydropantoate 2-reductase, with translation MKITVLGCGAIGQLWLNALHRQGHDVQGWLRIPQTSCQVNVTMLSGERCNLNLTANNAEHLAQSELLLVTLKAWQVSDAVSALLPRLRPDCTILLLHNGMGTWEELPAISWPLLLGVTTHAARRDPTTVMHVAAGITHIGTLDRSTNREEEQSQLAETLHQALPDVAWHNHITATCWLKLAANCVINPLTVLYQCTNGELQAYPEQVETLCQEVAQVMDREGFHTSSESLQLYVNQIIQNTAANTSSMRQDVLAQRHTEIDYITGYLLRRARAHGLSLPENSRLFDYIKRKESEYDRLGSGLSGAW
- a CDS encoding aldo/keto reductase → MNRRHFLKVAAGSAITTLAFNGIAQAQSNNGTPAVLPPSLKERGSILPTRGNIIRTSLPLNQSIPGMRYRTPYRFGMGGTQIGNIFAAISDEQAHSILEAAWDSGVRYFDTSPFYGYGLSEYRLGRFLRSKRPDEYIISTKVGRVLRPTTKPTANAALWASPAPFSYEYDFSAAGARRSVEDSLQRLGVPKLDIVYIHDLSPDNTELPRPWQEHFAQAAKGAMVELSRMRDEGLIRGWGFGINTPNAAVLAAESDVPTPDIVLLACQYSLLDHAETLHNTFPTLQRKGISVVVGTPLNDGFLGGRSRYHFSDNIPPGAMEKRARLATIADRFGIDIRTAALQFAAAPSIVSAVIPGARVPGQVRANAESMKVAIPPEFWSTLRREGLIASDAPVPA
- the xseB gene encoding exodeoxyribonuclease VII small subunit, coding for MPKKTEQPVSFESSLAELEQIVSRLESGELPLEEALNAFEQGVQLARQGQLKLQQAEQRVQILLNDDPDAALTPFTPDNESL